Sequence from the Sardina pilchardus chromosome 15, fSarPil1.1, whole genome shotgun sequence genome:
tctcctcctcaattTTCTTCTGAATCTCCtcgtcagtcagctgtttgatCTTCTCAAACTTGGACTTCAGGTTCTTGGCTTGAATGGAACCAGTTCGCTTCAGCTTTGTGAGCTCTGCGTACTCGGCACTCACCGTGTCCGTGCTTTCGTTCACCACATCCTTCAAGAAATCCAATAAGTCATTAAGAATGGTTAAAGTACTATAATCGACCCCATGTGTGTCATTCTATAAAATGTTTTCAACATACTGCTTTAATAACATAAAAAGACCATTAATTATTGTCAATTGGCATAATTTGATGCAACTCGCTGAGCATTGCATTAAGAATACTAAACTAAAAGTTTGGAAATAGTTGTTATATATGGTTGTTACGTAGTTACAATAGTAACAATAGTTGTTACGATGTTAGAGCATTGTCAGAGCTAACagacctcctccatctcttgtcGGAGCTGTTCAAACTCCAACTTCTCCATCTCCATTTTCttccgcctctcctcctccttgcgTTTCCTCTCGGCCTCCTCTTTCATCTTCAGCATCTCCTCGAAGTTGATCTCCAGCCTCCCAGGGTGCAGGGCTTCCTGAGATGTTGTCTTCATCAGACCCCCGTCATCATCGTCCTGTGCCTGTTGAGACAAACAGCCAGCCACTGCATAACCCCCTAGTCTTATTGGCACTACAGGTCTTATATCTATGTATTATGTATTAGTCTGAAAGTCTGGTGATTTCAGCATGTAATGAATATGGCTGGTGATAGCGTAGCAAGCTTTTGGCTCTAAGCAcaacaagacatacagtacatatacaacATCTATACATTTGACAATATACAAATACATGCATGTAGCCTGGAAGCCAGCCTGAATATAACCCCGCCCCCGCCCCGAAATTCGGTCTGCCTGCATGAAAACTGGGTGACCAATCAAATCTGGGCGGGCGTTATACGATGATGAATAGATGAGCAACAGTGCCTTGTCATTAACGTCAGCTTCGATTGATTTTGTTTGCAACAAAAAGGCTGTCTCTGGAAAGAGTGTAAAGGTTCACATATTCATACCGAACCGTTTGGGTACCATTTGGGTacattaggttcaatacagatGTGTATTGAATGTACCTAATGCAGTCTTCAACAGGCTTTATTGCTTGCGGACCTTGTTTCTAATTTGAGTTCCCACACAAACAATAATTAGTGGACCATGTGTCAGTTTAGCCATTTCAGGTAAAAAAACCCCATCTTTTCAAAAGACGTTTTTTACATCCTTTTGTATGTAAAACACCTTTTCAAAAGACTATTCCAACTGTGCATAAAAAATATTTGAAGTGAATTTTAGGTTAGCAGTACCTACAGGCTTACTATaccgaaaaaaaacaaactgattTCAAAATCGAGATACACACTGAACCTTGATTTTTGTGTAACTTTACAGCCCTAGCTGCTTGAGAGCCTAGATGTTATGATGTTGCTATCTCGTctgttgtagcctacacaatatTGACAATCTGAAAACAGCGAATAAGGCATTTCTCGAGAGGAAGGATGTTTTGGCTGTTCTCCTTACAGGATTCACGGTAGGCTATTTCATTGCTAGCtcattgctctgattggttaggtctatccaattgtgtgcagagGCATTTTTTCCCCCAAGTTGAAACGCCTCATAATCACGTCCCATGGTGAAGTATCGGACTCAAATTCTAAACAGAATTGTTTCTGGCTATGTCAGGCTAACATGCATGCACTCTTTGGAGCTTTAGGTAACAAAGCAAAGGCCTCTCTTGAAGATGTCTTACAATTGGCCAAGGTTTTGTAAAAACATCCTAATTTGAGTTCAAGAAATGTGAGCCTTAAAATAGGAATAGCAGTCAATTCGAATGTGAAATGGAAAGTGTCTTACTTCTCCATCTCCATATGAAGTCATTGACCTTTCCTGATCCCCTCCTGGGCTCTTCAAAAACACAATTTGCACAACAATGAAGCGTTGAACGTATACCATTTGAGCACATTAGagttaaaatacaaaacactTGTTGTGTTGATATTTGAAGTCAGACTTCATTAGAATTGCATTAGAAACTGTGGACCTGGGTGATCAAACTGTTAGCTCAGGGGGATTGATCTGTTTTTGATCTGTGCTCAGATGATATTAGAATAATAAGCAAGACTGCATGCAATGTTTTGCCAGACACTTGCCAGCTACATTGTTATTGAGTTAATTCAACTGTTAGTTTAATTAAGCATCACATAAAATGACACATGAAATGCTGACTCAACTGACATGGAAGCAAAATGAGGTGAGATGGAGACATGTGCTGGTACTGCAGGGTCTATTTTCCCATTTGTTAGAAATTAGTATTGGACATGTGGCAGGCCTGATTCATGCTGACATGTTGTGGGACACACgcccatttgtttttgttttttgttttgtttttgtttttggttctTCTTTGTtgcctcccccccacacacacatacacccacacaccctacCATGTTCTTGCGAGCCTCGGCAAAgagcttcttctcctcctccaagcGGCgcttggcctcctcctccttccttttctgctcctcctccctcctctgcctctccagcTCCTCAAAGCTGATGCCCAGCTTCCCTGGTTTGGCACCCTCAGCATTGATCATGGCCAGCAagacatcatcatcctcatctagGATCtatgaaaaaaagacagatgtACAGAGTCAGTCATCTTGTTATTTGCTGTCTGTCAATATAGTTAATTCAGCCTTATGCCAGAAATGTGCTGTAATACTCAAAAAACTTAACAGGCACTACATTGCATATTTTATTCTATAGGAAAGGCAATCAGAAAAGTTAAAGATACTGTAAGCTATTCTGGTTGACGTCACATTTGTTGATATCAGAGAGTAAGCtcacccctccccttcccctccccaaaactccccttcccctccccaaaACTCGACGCCTTTAGGTGATTGACTGGAACAGCTTGTTACGTTGCTGTGGCTGTGTATGAAGACCTTTTTTTTGTACTCACAAATTGGACAGCTAGCAGATATTTGCTAAATGACACGAAAAGTGTTACGGGTCAGAAATTGCTTAGAAACATAACACTGACCATGCTCTTCCTAGCCTCGGCaaaagctctcctctcctcctccatccgtCTCTTGGCCTCCTTCTCGGCCCGCTTGCgttcctcctccactctttgCCTCTCCAGCTCCTCGAAGCTCAGTCTCAGCTTGCCTGGCCTGATCTCCTCCTTGTCCCCGTGGTCATCTTGCATGCTTTCCTCATCATCATCCCCCTGAACAAATCAACAATGCAACTATAACTATATAAAATACACGCTAGATATCATTTATCATATTCATTGTGACAAGTTAGAAGCACATTGCATTGAGTTCTTGTGCCAGTTCTTTTGGCTTGTCCGCTTGGCACGTCCAGCCATCTGTTCATTTCTAGGGCTGTGCAGTTAATCACAATTTGGACCATTTGAAATCAGAATTAGCAAAGGCAGCAATTAATCGTGCAGTTCATAATTCTGCCCCTATGATTGATCTTGACTCATCTACAATGTTAATATTCCTGTCGTCCTCTTTGTGTGACACACAGTGAAACTCACTgaactgaagcttgactttccAAAATGATGTCGCAAATCAAATCGCAATTGCAATATCTGCCAGAAAAATGATCATTTCACATTTTCCCCAAATTGTACAGTATCGCTTCTGTGTTCATTACCATTTGGGACTTGGCCTCTTCAAAggctttcttctcctccagcaggCGCCGCTTGGCCACCTCCTCAGCCTGCCTCTTCTGCTGCTCCTGCcgctccttctccagctcctcgaACGTCATCTTCAGCTTGCCAGGACacacctgctccctctctctgggctgCGCATCCTcctcctgggagagagagatcacagaaCAGATTTATGGAGATACTGTCGAACATTAGCTGTACTCTTGGATGTGACAAAAAGTGATGATGAAGGAAATTAATTACTCCAGTAATCTGcctttccaaaacactataAGTACAAGACTAGAATAACATGAAATACAAATCGTCCTTTCTACTGACAGTTTATTGTTCTTTCTAATACAATAATGGAAAAAGAACTGAGAGAACACACATTCCAACTAAGGTGCTTGTTAGgatgctatactgtatatcataagCTACAGTGGACATCTGACAGCAGAAACGTTACTTTCTGCTGCAATACTTTGGAAGTCCTGCAAAATGTTGATTATTTTCTTCCTAACGCATTGTAGACAAGAAAAAGGCTTTCATGGGATCTGTTTCTGTACCTGTGGGGCCATGGAGCGGCGCTTGACTTCACGGAAGGAGCGCCTGTTCTCGTCatatctcttcttcttctcctcctcggccttcttcttctcctcttcctcacggcTCTTCTCCATGTCCTCGAAGTTCATCTTAATCTTACCTGGAGGCTTGAATGGCTTGGCTGGGACCACTCGCACCAGGATGGTGTCGTCTCCTTCCTGTAAAGTAGAGTGTGTCTTATGACAGCCACAGCAGTGTGTCATTCTTGGAGGAATTTGCAAAGCGTTCTCATTCTTtcctcttcaaacacacacacacacacacacacacacacacacacacacacacacacacacacacacatacatacacacacacacacacacactcatcacaaaATCTACAAGCTCACTATAacaacacatagacagacacacaatcacaacaacaacagtatacACGGTATCTCTATCtgttatacacacaaacacacacacacacacacacacacacacacacacacatacacacacacacacacacacacacacacacacacacccacacccacacacacaaatttctAGATAAGATTACTCGGTGTCTAAGGAGGACATTCCTTTGGCCTCTTTGGCTACCATTTGCACTGGGTCAGTGTGAGATAGGGAGTTCTAATTCTGTCCGTAAGTGCGGAGGGACTGTGGCCAGTTTCGTCAGACTGCGGTGTGGGAAAGACTTTCCAGTCTGCCACGTCGACGTTGGACACGCTTGCCAACTTCCTCTGTTTTGTCTCTGGCACTTTAATGTGTGTCAGTGCCCAGTTGACAGAGTTAACACCTTACAAAATCAACTGCACCCTGCATGTCCTACTGTGCAAATAAAATGACAAGATTAAATGCATCGTTGATGGGGATTGAGTGCATTTAACCCCAGAGCTCCAGTGATCTATATTAATAGAGGACGGTCAACTGTTCACTAATGGCACATTCAGCGTCATGTTCCCTTTTTGGACTGTGAGATGGAGATAGTGGCTCTGCTGAGGTGAACGAGCTGAACACTGAACGGGCCCGATAGACGTCAGATCTCACCTCCTCTGCCATCTGACCTATTGTACTGGTGTTAGGGTATCGTATTCAGCCTACTGTGTATTGTctgaaatgtactgtaggaaAAGTAGACTACAGGTAACAATTTTAGGGATCCAGAGAATGCATCCTTAGTTACCCAAACTGATTCATGGGAGATGATACTGTAGATTGGTCAATGGACACCAAGTGCCTAGATCAACAGTGGCGCCACACGCTTGTCTTCTGCCATTCTACTCCAGTTCAGGATTTAGGCTCAGCCTACACATACGGTAGAGCTTTCAACTGTTACTTAAAATAACTCATCAGGGTGTTTGCTGCGGATTACCTGAATCATTACTGATTCATGGAACAAGATTCACCCCACGGGGGGGCAGATCATTGACCTTTGCATGCTGAATCTGTACTGCCTCTGCCCTTCActaccatacacatacacagacaaacacacatacacacagacaaacaaacacacacacacacacacaaacagacaaacacacccacgcatACACATTGTCCTCCAGCTTTTGGCATCTTACCTCCTCGGCCTTCTTGGCCAGCTCTTTCTGGATCTTTGCCTTCTCCAGGGTTTCCTGAGCGACgcgtttcttcctctcctcctctgtcctcttcctctccacctcttgCCTCTGTTTCTCCATCTCAGCAAACTTTCCCTTCACGCTGCCTGCGGAAGCACATGGCCACCCTCCTGTGAGTCGCTGTGACCTTAAAGCtgctacgtttttttttttactgccctGTCCAGAACTCCTACTCCATTCTAGGTCAAATCTCCGGGGTCAACCCTACCTGTGATCTTGGGGACATACgatttctctagttttgccggtTTCACGTCCTCCTCATCGCTGGATGCCAAGAGCTCTTTTATCTGCAACAGATCGGACGGTGAGAGTGCCGTGAGGTTACGGTTTATCTGGGATCATCTGCCTTGCACAGTTGCTAGCTCAGGAGCCATGCTGGTACCAGCAAGCCCGACCGCCTAATCCCCATAAGGGAGGCATCACGTGACCTTGAAGGAAACTGCTGATTGGGTATATCTCCTGTGACATGGTAAGGGATCAACAGGCATGCAGACGAGCAAGACAAGACAAAGTGGACATCCGGTTGATGAGCGACAATCATTATGCAAAAGACAGCAATTACATCACAACTGTACTCTTGAAGAAGCAAAGTCTTCCATTTTAGGTATGAATCTATTACACATATAAAtaatatacatataaataattacatatcAATATAAATGTCAATATATGTACACATATTCAATGTAAAACAAAATCATTATGAATAGATTAACTGTCACTTGTATAGATCAATGTACAGAAATCTACCAGGGGTATGAATGGCCCTATGAATGACTGCTAAGAAAACGTCAGGCTGGCCAATGTGAGGTGAGGTGAATGCTGACCTCCTGTTTGCGGCGGTTATACTCTCTCTCCTTGATGTACTGCTCCTTCCTCTTAGCCTGCTCGTCCTGGTTCCTTGCCCGGCTGCGCTCCTCCCTGGCCTTCTGCATGGCCTCAAACTTGTTCTTCACGTCTCCTTTCCCAATCTTTGGCACGTAGCTCCTCTGCACGGGCTTACCGGCTTTGAAGAGTTTCttcaatgtgagtgtgtgtgtgaaagagagagagagagagaggggggggggggagtcactTACATGGAATGGACACAGAGATTAGACAGTGCAACTGAGAAATATAAAAGAAGTATTCTGATGTTTGACTTTTGGACATGGATATGGATGCTCATGTTCGTGTACCTCTTGTTTTAGCTGCACTTCATTTACATCGTCGTCCTCCTCACATACGATATCGGCAATATTCTTTATGTCTGTCATGCTGGCGTCCCGCGGAGCTCTTCCTTCTCTGGCTCCTTTCCTGCTCCTCGTCCGTTTGGTTTCAGTTGCAGCGTCTGTGTGACTATCAGTTTTCTGTTTGTCCTCATCCATGCTCTCAACTCCATTCATAGTTGGTGTCTCAGGTTCCTTTGCATCACCATTCATACTCGCCTCATTGTTTACCTTTTCAATATCAGCACTGCTTTGTACATCCTTCATGTTAGcatcctcactcacactctctgcaTCTATCTTGACATCCTGCACAGCCTCTACATCCTCACTTTTGACTGTGTCAGGCTTTTCCTCTTCCATTGCACTCTTATCCTCCTTGGCCTCATCTACTGTCGTTGTGTTGTCAGTGGAGCTTTGGACCTCCTCTTTGATTTTTTCTTCTacttcctcctcttcagtgTGAACCTCATCTTCCTCGGTGTgaacctcctcttcctcggtgTGAACCTCCTCTGTGTCGTTCATGTTATCAACAGTCTCCATAGTTTCCAGGTTGGTCATGCTCGCCACTTCAGCCATGGTTGCTCCCCTTCACACTCAGTGACGCAGCCCACTTTCAAATTCCTTGTATTGGAGGCTGTATGGACAGAGCACATAGATAAACATAAGTCTGCATGTCAAAGTAATGTTTAAGAATATTCAATCTCCAAGCCTTAaagagtgtaggcctacaactttgGATTCAACAGGGGAgtgtattgtaaatgtaaaccccagctcaaaagaaaaaaaaggcattgGTATTAATTGCAGTCTTGCCtgcatttctttttattttgtcaAGTGAATTCCATTACGACcacttaaaggtgctctaagtaATGTAGCGTGGTTACTACGctacaacatttttatcacatacagcaaacatctcctcaGCTACCTTCAAGCCAATCActaatgaaaaatgcattcatgCTGGACGGGAGGGAGGGGCGAGCTAGCTCTCTGATTTGCTTGAAATTACCCAACCATACTTAGAGAACCTTTagagggatattccaccatttggggaattaagctcattttccacctcccctcgagcaaaacaatttgCAAACGTaccagtgatatcacgcagcacctgaaaataatccccataggcaacaagcagtagtagtgcatgatatcactgcacccatagtacgtttgcaactttccttgattattatgccagaatgagagtatagtttcatgtcaaatcagcctagaaaatcgccaggtttcattttcagtttgtcttattgccctttctaatttgaaaaaagactgtgatgctagcaggcgagatgctaatggtctaaaccgattcaatgatctatgataggctggagctaaaagttgtatcgccagactcacagaatggctggatgaacgggaaaaagataaatataaattgttttgctcaaggggaggtggaaaatgagcttaattccccaaatggtggaatatccctttaaccctaAAAACAAGAACTATATCCTTCTGAACTGTATTcatctatatacagtatttaggctattccttaattttttctttttacccTGTTATTGTGTCTTCAAAACAACATGGCGGCCCCTTGGCCTATCCTGTGGGAGCCATTGCTGAGAGTGAGGGAGGCGGCTGCCCTGAGCCACACTACAATGTCCAGACCCTAATTATAACCCACTTCTGTGTTTCAGAACATGTGACCTGAGCTATTTTGGATCAGAGATACGTGGTAGGACAGAGAGGGGGTCAGCACCACATGTCGGTCAACAGACTCCCCACAAAAGTGCCAAGAGATTCTTGCTGCCAGGGCTATTGGTCTGCAGGGCCAGTCTCAGAGCTGTAAAGACATATTTACTCTACTGTTCGGTTACTGTACTACTTAATTTCTCACAGAGACCACCTTTTACCGTGAACCTACCAAACATTCAATTGTGCTGCTGTAGTAGTATTAGGGGATGTCTACTGTAGCTGTCAAAATGCTGGGTGAGCTATAGACCTTTTTGCCCCTGATGAACTTAACATCACTGAGCTGTATCATGTTCCCAACACTTGCTGTGCTTAAAGTACTTTCTTCCAGCCAAATCCAAGGGCATAGCATAAAAGGAGACAGCACTACTTTATAAAAATGGTTCGGTgttataaatagttgagtagtaaCAACTTACTTTTTAAACCCCATTGTTTAATAGGTTCTTTCATCATCTGATATACATTGCTTAATTTCTTTCCAACCCTGGAATGCTTAGACATGGCACCAACAATAGATGATTCACACAATGCCATGTGTATTGCATGGCATGGCACCACCTCTAAGACCAGGAGACAGTCACTGATCTATTTCTGTTGACACTGATAATACTCTAGGAATAAACTAAAGACAGTTGAGATTACCCCTTTCACTGTTTTGGTGGTCTTGCTCTAGGTTTCAGACAACATCTTGCAAAACCACTACAAATTCTTAGATTTTCAGAAACCAATGGAAGTTGGATCGCTGCCTACATGACTACATGACTTGGTCACTGTTTCATATACCTGAAACAAAAGACGAAATAGCCCAAATCCAAAAGGTCTAATTTTCACTGCTGAATTTGATTGTATATGTTTTTGATTAGTGTTGAATATGTCTTTCTGTTGATCTATTTCActttaacatatcataacataGGCTACAACTTGGCATAAAACCACTAACCAGCGTTGGGCCTAGATTAGCCTAACTTTAACTGCCATATGAATCATGGATAACCTACTCCTAATATAGGCCCGGTCAAATGTCTACCTATTTATGGTAGACATTATTCAGATGACATGAATATGGAAAACAATTACAAGAGATTACAgtcatatagcctaggctacattctcAAACTATTAAGATGACTataatcaataaataaaataaatagtttCTTAAAAATATGTTCTTGGGACGGAACATCTGAGTTTTGTCCAATGCATAGCAAAACCTCTTATTACTTTTAAAAGGAAGAATACTAAAGCCATGTTGCCAAAAGTAGGTTAGGCTACATGGCAAAGCCTACAGGCTTGCCTGCCCTGCCCATTTCACTGTGATGAATTAGTATCCCAATTAATTCGAGCACTTGTCATTTTATGCATTGTCATAGTTAGTACTTAGTTGTTATTCACTTAAGCCAAGTAGGCCTTCACTGTTCCTTAGTGTAACAGGTGAAACATGCAGGTGCATTTTTATAATGGCACATTATCACACGAAAAAAAAACGTTGGAAATGAAATTACCTCCTTCAGAGTAATATCCCACTTCTTTCTCTCATAGAAATCTCAGGTTATATCGACGGATAAAATGCCACACGCAAATCAAAATTCCCAAATGTGTGGAGGCAGTCGTGTCCGGCTCCCTCTACGGGGACGCAAAGTCGAATGGGTGAAGTTACGTAGGGGTAAGCAGTATCCATAAAAGTGCTGTTCCTCTCGCCGGTTACCGCATTCCAGGCGGGCCTTCGATAGCCTCAGCTGTTCCAGCACACACGCATGGTCTTTCCGATTCCTTCTTTGAGCGTCTTTAATAGACATGCTTCATAATTTTCTCAGTAAACTAAAACGGCATGGGTGCAACAAGGACACAAATATCCCTTTGGATATCGTTATTTCAATATATCATAGCCTACGTTTGGGTTATTCTTAATTGATGCTTCAAGGAAAGGACATGAAACAGTAGGTGTTACATGTGATATTTATGAAATACATCTTTGATTAACCGCATGTGATGGACCATGCTTTTCAAAATAAACAAGCATCCTCAAACAACTCAAGGAGCTATGGCGGGGTCATTATCAGCAGCCGTCCAACAGCCGGGATATGTTTGTCCCCTCTTAACAGGCCAGTGGCCCAGTTCTTTTTTCACACGGGCCTGTGTAGCTCTGATAACCACTGTCTGGAATGGGAAGTCTATGGAATTATTCAGAGGGCATGGCCTCGCATGCCTGCAAATGCCATTGTTATTGTCACAGTCTTCCAGTCAAATAGTCAACTTAGTAGCCTAACCTAAGTGCAGCTGTTCTCCAGTTTGTATAGAAAATTCTAGTTGCCTAATTATAATATCTATGTGGTCACCTGTTTTCAAGGGTTGTCCTTTCACTGTGTAGGCTAATGTCCTTTTGTGAGTAGGCTAATACTCTCGGGCTTTCCCGTGTATGGAACATTGTTGTTCATAACCTTTTTCCAGCTCTGATATGACCTGTCTCTTCTCCCTGGGGgagcctaggcctacagtacgttTCACACAGTGGAATTGTGCATTTGCGTTGCTATGTTTCTCAAAACAATACTTACAACTGTCCTGCTGAGCTGAGACCAGTTGTCTGACAATATCTGCTGTGTATCTAAGTGTCTTTAGGTCTTGACTCTTGACTGCCAATAATAAACACTTGTGAACAAAACTGATCTTCTTAACCGTAAGAACAAGGAGTTTTCCAAAACACACAACTTTGGTAAAGGACTGCATCTTTTTAAACAGGCTTCAAAAAAACCCACCACACATGCCAATGTAGTGCTCTGGCACAGTGTAACATGAGAGGAAACCCAGCATGCACCTCTTTCAACCGGGCCACTAGGAAACTGATGCTGTCACAGGCTCGGTGCCAGGGGGGGGCCATAGGGGTCCAGGCCCCCCCAAACAGGTCTCTGTGCCCCCCCAAACAGAGTGCTCTGTAGTagatattttgcagtattttgccccctccccccgacaGGTGCCCCCCCGTCGATGCTCATAGCCCCCCCACTCGTTGCTCTCTGGCTCCGAGCCTGTGCTGTCATTGGACAACATGTAGTGatactcatacagtatatggcagaTATCACAAATCTTTGTAACATAATCCAAAGAATACTTGTGAGACAGAAAAAATATTGATGGATTTGGATTTGACATGGATTTGTTTTGGTCTTTCACCAGTCACCACTGACTACCAGATATGGCCATTGTAATTGATCTGGGATAACAAGGGCAAAGACTGGACACATTCCACTGTAAATATAACTTTGAGAATATTTCACATTAAATGGGGTCATGTCCTTGCATGGGTCAGCATTAGGTCTATAGTTCCCTGTATTCCCAAGGCCAGAGTGGAGTGTCCTGCCTTCGGGAGGCTAgttggtgtgtctgtgcttctgtgtgtacgagtgtgtgtgtgggggggtggtgtgtgtgtgtgtgtgtgggggggggtgttggtggtgtgtgtgtgtgtgtgtgtgtgtgtgtgtgtggaagggtggggggtggtggtggtgtggggggtgggggggggggagacgctGGGGTTGCTTCCAGATCTCCGGCCACAATAACGGAGCTCTCCTGAAATAGCCCCCCCACCTGTGTCCTCTGCTCAACGCCAAGGAGACAGCTCGCCCAAGTGGGGACCTTCCTGGGCCTCAGCTGCCGCCGACGGGCCCTCACACCTCTCCAGCCAGCCACCAAGTGTCAGCGCTCATCAGCCTGTCTCTGCCCTGCTCGCTGGGGGAGGGACCCTGACTGCCCCATCATCGTTCCCGAGGCTCACATGTAAATACCTCCCCATCCACAAATAAGAACACTGACGATCATGCACTGTATGTACATCCAATAAGCATCTTCTCTAGTTAGCTATTACTGTGCGACACCCAATTGAAATGTCACCTTATTCCTGAGAGTGGATGACTAATTACTTTGTCAGAATAA
This genomic interval carries:
- the nexn gene encoding nexilin isoform X3, with amino-acid sequence MAEVASMTNLETMETVDNMNDTEEVHTEEEEVHTEEDEVHTEEEEVEEKIKEEVQSSTDNTTTVDEAKEDKSAMEEEKPDTVKSEDVEAVQDVKIDAESVSEDANMKDVQSSADIEKVNNEASMNGDAKEPETPTMNGVESMDEDKQKTDSHTDAATETKRTRSRKGAREGRAPRDASMTDIKNIADIVCEEDDDVNEVQLKQEKLFKAGKPVQRSYVPKIGKGDVKNKFEAMQKAREERSRARNQDEQAKRKEQYIKEREYNRRKQEIKELLASSDEEDVKPAKLEKSYVPKITGSVKGKFAEMEKQRQEVERKRTEEERKKRVAQETLEKAKIQKELAKKAEETHSTLQEGDDTILVRVVPAKPFKPPGKIKMNFEDMEKSREEEEKKKAEEEKKKRYDENRRSFREVKRRSMAPQEEDAQPREREQVCPGKLKMTFEELEKERQEQQKRQAEEVAKRRLLEEKKAFEEAKSQMGDDDEESMQDDHGDKEEIRPGKLRLSFEELERQRVEEERKRAEKEAKRRMEEERRAFAEARKSMILDEDDDVLLAMINAEGAKPGKLGISFEELERQRREEEQKRKEEEAKRRLEEEKKLFAEARKNMAQDDDDGGLMKTTSQEALHPGRLEINFEEMLKMKEEAERKRKEEERRKKMEMEKLEFEQLRQEMEEDVVNESTDTVSAEYAELTKLKRTGSIQAKNLKSKFEKIKQLTDEEIQKKIEEERARRKAVDLEIKEREAERFQEDEEENRHDAAKEMDAPFKQKVDMRARFEQMAKAREEEERRRIEEQKLQRMQFEQQEIDAALQKTKDDEDEEEGSIINGSAAYDDEEDHARSGAPWFKKPLKNQSVVDAEPVRFTVKITGEPKPEVTWWFEGEQLPDSEDYQYIERGETYCLYLPETFPEDEGEYMCKAVNSRGTAASTCILTVETEDY